The nucleotide window gtgctacccaaataaaataatgactaaaagtaagtcttttagaacaggtttctcaagccaggtggtgcattacgcctgtttcacacatactccgtctgcagtgcgtatgtgttgcttatttttttttacgcacccatgttaacggattccagcgttcacactgcatgaGGTTGCGGTGTGTCAGTGCATtccaggagcagtgcgtctgcagcagtgcagcgatcgtttacataccgagtctatttttgctgtgctgcatgtgctgaattaaagtgacagagCATTGTTTGCGGTAAAAattaacatggattgacacgAAAATGtagtaatttcacaataaatgtatactaattaaagccaGTGCCGCTGCTAGCCATTTTGGTGCCCTAAGCATCATTCCTTTATCATGCCCCCCACCCCGACCCCGAGAAAAAAAGTTCGCCCACACGAACAACCGGAACGGACCATCCGGCATGGGGGTGTACTTTCTAGACTagactagagcaattattaaatatctttcttgttcccccttttttgttacatatcAATGGCTAAAATGTGGCTAATATTTCTATAGGCTCATGAAATAATaccggcatttaaaaaaaagatgactgtttctgtcagcggtgttttaattttaatatttgcgttatcctaacaagaaaagtaggctaataataatattttcccgcttgcttgagcagcttattatacaaacctagaagtcaaatgcatgaataatatgttgtttattgagtttaaactaaCGTCTATGATTATGAAAGATTGTAACTGTTCTGTGATAAAAGAGTCACAATGCtgaaaaatgaattatttttttattttttatattttatatattgaaatctaaataatgaacaaatgttgagtttgtggactaaacagccacagatcagtagcggactgcaaacgtgtcctgtgtgaaagcacaatgagcaTGAGTGCGTTCTACTTCTGGACCACATACGTAACGTacacgcactgcagacggagtatgtgtgaaacaggcatttgtcttgtcgaggtttccattgggaagaaaaatccctgaagcaaaccctgcagcttcagctgcatccatgttagcacctCACATTTGacgtggtaatttcacagtaggcatacacacataTTCGAAGACTCGTTCTCACCCCCTACAGTGCAATTCAGTTAGGcatacatccgcgctaaaatatcaaggtgaaagtcatcatagctcgtcTAGTATAGACCCATCTCTCaaaccaactttgagaatagattaacggcgatattttttttatcgcccaatAAGAGTCTCccattaacgcagcacgttaattccgataacagcccaccactaataaaaacacaaaccaaaacaTTGTGAAAGGTTGTTCCATTTCCTTAAGAATTTATATCTTGGTGGATTTTTCTAACCAGAGAATGTGCaaacgcattgatttttacaGTGATTTTCGACACGCTGACTATCCCATGATGGCGGACATGTCGAGAGTGGTCAAATATGGCATCTATCTATTCATATCTATGGTACTATGTTTGTATACCAGTTATAGACCTTCCTTGGTTTAGCATATTGAATTCAACAaggatgaaaatgaggctgtgagggaaAACTTACTAACCTAACAATGGCACTCACTGTATAAAGTTTTCAAACTGTTTTATGGTGTACTTGTCTATTGAAAGAcatttaatcagctgaacaataGGTTTGTTTTAAACATCATTGCTGTCAATTAAACACACTGTACTTTTTTccttagatatttttttatatggtgCCACCCTGACTAAGAATTTTGTagttttactagtaacaatttatTATGTAATACTTCACATAACTTATTTTTAGTTATACATACTGGTATCTATGAACTATTTGTCAGTAGTAACATTTCTTTACATATAAACATTGCACTTACAATTAGATTATTTAGTCTATTATTAGGTAAAACGAAGTAGTAGGCCTACTGGTAACATAAAACATACTAGTTTTAAGAAGTAAATGTTGAATTGGCTTGCCAGATTTGTCTGGGTGTTGCCTTGCTGTCCCTCTGTTGAAAAATGGGGAGAAATGAGACTCTGCAAGTGTCTCCTGCCACACGTTGTTAATAACAATGGCTGTGAAACGGGGACATAAGTTGCACAGCTGTGGTTTGTGGTTGCAGATGTCACTGGATTGATCGAATGCCACACAGGATTGTCTTACTGAACAAAAACAGCCATCGGCTATTTAATAATGGCGAAACGAGCGTTTGAtctattgttttaaaattgtttcCCTATACTGATAGATTTAAAAGTTAGATTTGCGCATAAGGCTTTACATGAGTCTAAATATAATAACCCTGAATAAAGTGAGCCTATACTATATTTATGGACCTAATTGTGATGTTGGTGAATGGCTCAATTTGTTATGTATTGTAAATGTGGGGACATCTGCTGGTGAAGGGTGGAATGAAATGTAGGGCTAATTTCAGGAACGTTTAAACGCCGCTTTTTTCAACTTTAAAGACTCAATTAAGACTTAATAGATAAGAAGAAGTGCGAATTcataataagttattttaaacattCACGAGTCCATTGAGTTCCGGAATAAACAGCGTCATGTGTCACGAGTCAGCTGACCTGAAGCAAAACCAATCGGATTTGGGCTCACAGGAAGACAAACCGACGCACGCGGCGAAGGGTTGAAGTTTACTTGTGTCCAGCcaatatacatacatgaataccGAGGTAAGTctgctattaaaatagtttataCTATGTCTTATCAACCTCCTAAGCGAAAATACAAAACGTGCCATGTTTACTTAACGTTAGTCACTCACGGCATTCAGTGAACTTATTGAGTATTTTGCGAAGTTTTCTCGGACTCTGTTCTAATAAATATCTAACGTGACGTTATTTGTTAAGCAGGTGTCGGTTCTGTACTTTGCAAAAAGTGCCGAATTAACGGGACTTAAAGCAGAAAACATAACGGTTCCGTCAAACATATCCTCTCTACGGCTGTGGCAGCATTTGGAGACCAGACATCCaaggtgaattattattttaactacattAATACCACTGTTAAACTTTCAGATCAGTGATTTCAAACTGCAAGTCACCACCGCGATAAAACTAGAAAAAGATCAAACAGATGATATGTTGCCACTCAGTCCACCAATCAGAGACTTCGTTTACAGCGCGTGAAACTTCACTAATAATACAACTTAATATCAGCAATAacaataattgttataataaataataaatatatatatttacatgcaataacatttagcatattttgacGTACAAATACTAATTATAGTAGTGATacttattattaatacatatttttggaTATAtcttgttatatttttttatacgttTTTAATTGCAAAGATAATGTTAATAGCATTTTTATAAACTGTAACTTTCATTACATTACAAGATATATAATGCTCAgtgttattacatatatatatatatatatatatatatatatatattagtatttaatgTAATAACACTGAGCATTATATTTGCagtgtaaatatttaattcatacttTTCCCGGAATTGAAGTCGTTTTATGTGAAATGTATTGCTCTGTGCACACTCGATAagcatgtaaaaatgtaaaatcaattATCTAGAAATTACTACTTTGTGTTGTTTTCCAAATGTACAAgagcaggggtgtccaaacttttttaaatacaaacaacGATAAATCAAGCTTAATTGAGGAGGGCTATGtgccaaaaatattttataataaaatgtagtagtaaataagtaattaaactaatatttaaacgtttatttactaatgttaaacattaactttttaaatgttacatttttaaaaatcatattaatatatattgtaaatataacatttaaatcaaCTATTGCAACAATGAAACATAAAAGAGATAAATATAGtaatcgaaatgaaaatatgctttAGTGGGCTTTACCACCTGGGCTCTGGTTTGGGTATTTTCTGGACTAGAGCatctgttgatttttattttaatttctattcATTATGTATAGTACTGTTTAATTCCTGCGATGTGTGTCCTGCTCGCAGACTCTCTGTGTTACGGGATCAGGTGGTTCTGGCCGTGTGTCAGGAGTACGTGCCTCTGGGAGATCAGCCCCTGACCCTCAGAGACGGGGACGAGGTGGCCGTTATACCGCCCCTCAGTGGAGGCTAAAGACATTAATAAGGTGGGCATCAAATCCAACActatatctatatttttattttatctatataataataaaacattaatataaaccCATAACAACGTAAGTCTTTCATAGTATACTTCATATTACATTCATTATATAGAAAcctattttataaatacattttttttttgttatgcagGTATGGCTGCAGACGGGGGTCAGGATCTAATTACACTCACTGTTGACAAGCTCTCTGCTGATCGTGTTTCTGAATCTGTTACGTGTCCCTCCTGTGGCGCTGTGTCTCTGTTTATTGGTCAGTCTTTGTAATGCCATCATTGCTTCGGTTAAGACTTGGCTTTCTTACAGCTACATATCAGTTTTATATGTGATGTCCTCTTTCAGGGACTACCAGAGATCATTTTGAGGGGAAGAAAGTGATCCGGCTTGAATATGAGGCGTACAGTCCAATGGCAGAGTCCGAGCTCAGGAAGATCTGCAGTGAGGTCCGGACCAAGTGGCCCAGCGTCAGACACATTAACATACAGCATAGACTCGGGTGAGTCTCGAAGCTCGTTTAGATAATAGAAGTAAATCACTTTAACATCAGTGTATTTAGAGGATGTTTTCCCTCCGTGTCCACAGTGTGGTTCCTGTAACGGAAGCTAGTGTTATAATTGGGATCTCATCACCACACAGAAGGGATTCCCTGGAGGCGGTGAAGTACTGCATCGACACACTCAAAGCTACTGTGCCAATCTGGAAAAAGGTTTGTGTAACCATATACAACATGAATAAGCTAAAGAAAAAGACCTTTGAGAAGGAGGTGCTTTAAAAATGTCAACCTCAGGAGGTCAGATTCAATATTaaattagctgcttcttttttttttttttacaaaaacaaaatgtggcACATTTTAAAATCGATCTGTATGATACTATTACTGTCTAGTAATAAACACTAAAAAGACATGGATGATACAACTTgagaatacattttaatataatagaaagctattaacaatacatttttgttaaacttaCATTTGCAAAACATTATGGGCAATATTTAAGTTGATAAATGCAGTCAACACTACAATTTGGTCAGTAAAGATAAAATGGATGAGTTTTGTTTGTCTTCCCATCATAAGTGAACATGACTTAAAAAACAGACATTTCTCATTTAAAGCCAGCTATTTTTATTCTAGGTAATCTTATGTAATCAAATAGTTTtagcaaaacaatttttttttgatttgtgccTCTTTAAGTATAATTATTATCTTTGaagtttttaagtaaaaataataaagttataaGACACCACAGTGTACCCTGTTTGTGGAACCCTCCCTTTTGTATAATAACTTGTAATTAATGCCATCAAAGTGTAATAATTTCTCTTCATATATTACATTGCACAATTGTTTTGAACatgtttgtaattattttgttcttttcagGAAATATACGAGTCTGGGGAGCCGTGCTGGAAAGAGAACAAGGAGTGTTTGTGGGGGGATACTGGGAAAGATCCTAAACAAAGCTGAACTGTTAAATAGCAAATGAGCTACAGTAAATCTCACGAGGCATCAAGAGGTTTTTATTGGAAAAATACAAAGCTCAAAGTTTTCCTGTAACACCTGATGAAAcaacaatgtgaaaaaaaagaagagcatATTCTACTCTTCTCTtgaattaaaaagtatttaaaaaagtaccaGTGCAAAAACATCATGTAAACATTAAGGGAAATCTTTGTTGTTTATGTTGTCTTTGATTAGACGGGTCTCAAAGATTTCCTTGAAACGTCACATGACGACATCAGTAGAAGTTAAACCCTGAATTCATGTAGCAATTTACTAAAACTTTCATATACATGCAAATATGTTGGACATTTCAGAATATTTGACTACATCATTTAATGCTTAGATCATTAAAGCAGTCAACTAGTTTGAAATGTCATTATACATTTGTGCATAAAAATAAGCTctgtttaatgtttataaatggcaAGTTAGTAATAAGAAACAATGCAGAAAACACGTATGTTTAATTAACATCTTAAAAGTTAACATCTTTAATGTTAAGTTTTTAAAGTGTTTCTTATTACTAACTTGATTCATTTGTGCAAGTAGTCACAATCATTTGTTTTCTCATGCAGTGTTAGTCCATTTCCCTGATGTGTTGCATACAGTGGCACTGCTTCATTTCTACATTGTGTGGACAACAGTGGCACAGTAGAATTTACAAAAAGCCTGCTTTGCCAGTGCATTGCTGCTTTGGTCATAAAAAATGTTTGAGTTTGTAATTTGGTATTGCAGAGATGGTCTCACTACAATTTTGTGAAGGTTTCTTTTCACTGATACTGTATAATTTGGAACATATGCCTGGTATTCTTTAAAATTTGTGGGAAAAGTTTGGGATTTAAGTACtccagtatataaaaaaattatcaaatttgTTCAATTAAGTGAGTCAATGACTCAAAGGTCCATTTACTTACATGCCACCAATTTTCACATTAGGCCtagtataattaattataattaaatataattaattctgAATAGACGCAACTGAACAGGGTTAAGGCTAGAAGGGATAAAGCAGCAGCTACTGGGCATAATTTTTGGcacactgtacaacaataattactattttttGACATTATTGTAAGGGTTATGTTTAGTGTTGgagtaggtgtagacgttaataaaaaacacaaataggaagaaaatacaatttcattgTTAGTTTCTGGTTggagctgtatcccttctagccacaACCATCGAACAGCCCTTGTACAATGAACGGTCAGCTCACACGTGCACTTTTTTTTGACTAGTTTGTGCACAAGGTGGCAACACAGTCCCAGGCCATTGTTTCTCAGTCAGAAGAGGAACAGAGAAGACCAAAAAAGGACAATAAACTGCTTCAGTAGTGGATGGAGACCCGCAACTTGAGTTTAAATGAGTACAAAGACACTCATAACTTCTGAAGAGAAGTAGCGCAGACACTGGACAAGGGTGACTCTTTCTACTGCGCATGTGTCCAGTGCCTATCAAACGGAGGATACTTTGACAAGCTTCATGCAAAGTGAAGTATACTTTGGGTTAGCTGAATACTTAACTATTCAGGAAATGAATGGAAGTGGTAAGAATGCTAAAACAAAAACACCAGAGTTCAAGTCAAGCAGGAGAAAAAGATGTAAGAAAGATGAATGGGATTTGAATGCCAAAATGTGACTTGCAGCGCTGAAATCAAATTGGCAGTTTTTAAAAACCCAGTTTGCTCTCTCTAGACTTTTCTGGCTATTACTGTCAGGGAAGGGAGCAGTGATAACGCCGAATGAGTTTTGGCAGATTTCTTAGGGTGTCTCGCTCTTTTCCTCCAGTTCCTGGTTTTCCGCGTCATTCTCAGCCGCATTCATCATCGGCTGATACTTCCTCTTGAAGAACCCAAGCTGAACGCAAACAATACATGgatttttaaagaagacaatgaTAATATGTAGACTGAATAAAAATTACAACGGCAAAATAAATTACCTTCCAAAGCAATGCAACTGCAAGAGCCAATAACAACAGACCGCCGATAACACTTCCTATAATGGCACCCACTGGAACGTCTCCTTTAGCTCCAGGTTTGCTCACTTTGACTTCAACCTGCAATCAAGAGTTGAGCTGTAAATTTAGCCTTCATTGGGTAATGACTGCTGATCCCACACagcaattcatatatttattcttcaggccaaaagatattttaaatatatgcaaaatatatgaaatataaaacttaatgaaatacagttttgaaaatgaaaacacatgtagttttaaatttgacatagcaaaatgtatttcaaaatgtatttcaggaaaagaaaatacatttccaatCTTACAGTAAAGGCTAAACAATTAGGCTAAATGCAAATGtagatagatttattttgttgtttgtttattatttcttttttatatatattggcaAAAATATATGTCACATATTTGAGGCAAAAATGTTGATTTCCAAATGATTGATCCGTCTTGATTTGACTGTACCTGCAGGGATTTCTGTTCGATGAGCAGCAGCTCCGGTTGAGACGTGTCTATATCAGCTCTTACAGAGAGCACGGTGTACAGGAAATCAGCCTGTGACACACAAACACTGTTAACCCCAATATTAGCCCAGACTGATCCAAGAAAAGCACTGAGATGAGTTTATTTACCAATGCAAAGGTACCATTCCATATGTTCGTTGTCACATTCACATAATAATCACTCTTCTCCTGTAGGCCCTTCAGGACGCACTTCACTGAGCGGCATGTGGCCGTTTGACAGTCCTGTGGATGGCCAACAGATGATCAGTACGGATGGAAAGAAAGACATCCTGTTATTTGTAATCAGAGACATGATTTGTCATCAAGCAAATCAACTCCATCTAgatcaaattaaaaacatttattacgcAAATAATTATTAATGGGTTTCATACTTAATTCATTAGTACTTCCTTTGTGTGTCAGGAACAATAACAAAAGCACATGTTTTCGGCACTCTTggatttcaagactttttaagatGAGGATCCACAAGCACTGACCAGTTCATCTGTTCCTCTGAAACTCTCCTCTTTGAATCGGACTGTATAAGGTTTTTCCCTGATCTTAAACGGGTCGATCAGTAGACTGTCTGCACAATGGATTTGTTCAGCCTGTTGTGGGAAATATCGTGTCAAATCATTTCCACATTCACAGAGAAAGCGTTCGCTCATGTTTATGATGGATTGAGTGTATAAATGTGAGGTTTTGGATGCTCACAGGTGATGTTTTAATGCTGGTTACGTAGATGAGAGGATTTCCTGCTCTAGTGCTGTTGGGCAGCGAGACAGTGAGGTAAACCAGGCTGACCGGGACACTTCCTGTAGAAACCTGGAGAAATAAATACACTCACGTCAGCGTTACCAGCAACTTCCTGTTCAAAGCAAACCAACAGATGGCAGCGGTGAAGAGCCTGAGGGATTCATCCGTTTCACTTCCACGTCAACTCAcctttaaattaaagttaaagtcTGGGCCGATGTCCTTGAAATTCCTCACTGTGGTTGTGAAactgttctctttttcaag belongs to Carassius gibelio isolate Cgi1373 ecotype wild population from Czech Republic chromosome B10, carGib1.2-hapl.c, whole genome shotgun sequence and includes:
- the LOC127966651 gene encoding molybdopterin synthase sulfur carrier subunit isoform X1, which gives rise to MNTEQVSVLYFAKSAELTGLKAENITVPSNISSLRLWQHLETRHPRLSVLRDQVVLAVCQEYVPLGDQPLTLRDGDEVAVIPPLSGG
- the LOC127966651 gene encoding molybdopterin synthase sulfur carrier subunit isoform X2, encoding MNTEVSVLYFAKSAELTGLKAENITVPSNISSLRLWQHLETRHPRLSVLRDQVVLAVCQEYVPLGDQPLTLRDGDEVAVIPPLSGG
- the LOC127966650 gene encoding molybdopterin synthase catalytic subunit, with the protein product MAADGGQDLITLTVDKLSADRVSESVTCPSCGAVSLFIGTTRDHFEGKKVIRLEYEAYSPMAESELRKICSEVRTKWPSVRHINIQHRLGVVPVTEASVIIGISSPHRRDSLEAVKYCIDTLKATVPIWKKEIYESGEPCWKENKECLWGDTGKDPKQS